The Anaerolineales bacterium region GATGAACCGGCGGAAGACCTCGTCTCCGCCGCAAAACGCAAGTATTCCCCACACACGTGGGGATGAACCGGGATATAAAGCGGACGGGACCGCCGCCGCGCCGGTATTCCCCACACACGTGGGGATGAACCGGTTCAACGATTTCAAATCGCCCGTCAACCAAGGTATTCCCCACACACGTGGGGATGAACCGTTTGTTGATTGTCAAAGTCAATAATGGCAAGAGTATTCCCCACACACGTGGGGATGAACCGTTGAGTTCCGCACACCCAAAAAAGACGGGCGCGTATTCCCCACACACGTGGGGATGAACCGTTGACGCCGCGTGAACAGTTCGCGGCGCGCGCGTATTCCCCACACACGTGGGGATGAACCGTACTCGATCTCCGTTCGTCCGAGCCACAGATAAGTATTCCCCACACACGTGGGGATGAACCGCGGATTCGGCACGTTACGCGCCTGTCGCTCCCGTATTCCCCACACACGTGGGGATGAACCGGCGATTTGGTTGACGGTTTGCTGTTTTACGCTGTATTCCCCACACACGTGGGGATGAACCGGACGCGGCAGGGAACATCAGTTATCGGACGGGGTATTCCCCACACACGTGGGGATGAACCGCGCAACTGCTCGAAACGCAGATCGTCGAGATACGTATTCCCCACACACGTGGGGATGAACCGCCGGTCGCGAGTTGTTCGAGTTGACGCGGCGAGTATTCCCCACACACGTGGGGATGAACCGGATAAAAAAAAACAATCGCAAGGGATCGGATTGTATTCCCCACACACGTGGGGATGAACCGGCTTCGACTGCGCGCCGTGAAATAATCGTCTTGTATTCCCCACACACGTGGGGATGAACCGCGTTGCGAAGTTGTGGCTTGCCAACACCGATCGTATTCCCCACACACGTGGGGATGAACCGCGGATGGAAGAAAACAACCACGTCCATTGCTAGTATTCCCCACACACGTGGGGATGAACCGGATGGCAAGACATGGGCGACAATCACCAATGAAGTATTCCCCACACACGTGGGGATGAACCGCCGACGAATAGAGCAAAAAGCACGTTGAGGACAGTATTCCCCACACACGTGGGGATGAACCGGGTGTCTGCCAGCCCTTGACGGCTTAGAGCGGTGTATTCCCCACACACGTGGGGATGAACCGGCTTGTATCGGTTTGAGATACCCCGTGATCAGGTATTCCCCACACACGTGGGGATGAACCGCGATGGAAATGGCAGGTTTTGAGTACGTCGAAGTATTCCCCACACACGTGGGGATGAACCGCCGCCCGATAAAAAGAATGCGGACACAGCCCAGTATTCCCCACACACGTGGGGATGAACCGTGTCCACAAGCGGTATTTGTCCCAAATGGCGCGTATTCCCCACACACGTGGGGATGAACCGATTAATTTTTCTGTTTCTGGAGGAGGTTCTACGTATTCCCCACACACGTGGGGATGAACCGATATATGTGTCGCCTGCCGCTTCCGAAGTCCGCGTATTCCCCACACACGTGGGGATGAACCGAAGAGGCGATTCAAGCCTTCGAGGAACGTCACGTATTCCCCACACACGTGGGGATGAACCGAAATGGCGCATGAGCGGCTTGCATGAGGCGACGTATTCCCCACACACGTGGGGATGAACCGTGATATTGCGGCGGTGTTTCTCGAAGAGGTCAAGTATTCCCCACACACGTGGGGATGAACCGGTCGTGGTCAATCCACCACGATGCACGATGCCGCGTATTCCCCACACACGTGGGGATGAACCAGTCGAAAGTATAAACTACGATGTCAACCAGCACGTATTCCCCACACACGTGGGGATGAACCGTCAGGCGTGAGATTGAAAAGAAACTATCCAGCGTATTCCCCACACACGTGGGGATGAACCGGGCATCAAGAAGTACAGCGGCGGATTTTGGTTCGTATTCCCCACACACGTGGGGATGAACCGCAAAAGCGACCGACATTCAAACCCAGTTGGAAGCGTATTCCCCACACACGTGGGGATGAACCGCGAAAACACACACGCCACTACACGCCACACGCGTATTCCCCACACACGTGGGGATGAACCGGTGAACTGGCGCGCAACCGACCCGACGCACGATGTATTCCCCACACACGTGGGGATGAACCGGCAGGGAAAGAATTGCCCTCCCTCGTGATACAGTATTCCCCACACACGTGGGGATGAACCGTTACCACTCGAAGCGGTTTGCCGGCATGTTGAGTATTCCCCACACACGTGGGGATGAACCGGGGTCTAAAACCACGTCATTCGGCAGGGATGAGTATTCCCCACACACGTGGGGATGAACCGAGGAGCAGAGCCAAAAAATAACAAATGAAAAAGTATTCCCCACACACGTGGGGATGAACCGATGCTCTCGTTTGTGCATTGCCTCAATTCAGGGTATTCCCCACACACGTGGGGATGAACCGTTGGAGATCGAGTTGGATGTTGCGTATGTTCCAGTATTCCCCACACACGTGGGGATGAACCGAGTCCGCCCTCCCCTCCACCCGCCCGCTCGGAGTATTCCCCACACACGTGGGGATGAACCGCGCGGTGAGGCGATGGTGCAGGTGTATTCCTTCGTATTCCCCACACACGTGGGGATGAACCGGAAGAGACGCGCTGGACGGCATCGGCAAGGTGAGTATTCCCCACACACGTGGGGATGAACCGCGCAACGACGCGGGCAGTTCCAATCCCTGTTCGTATTCCCCACACACGTGGGGATGAACCGTGGATTGCTTCAGGAGAGCAAAACACATGCGTAGTATTCCCCACACACGTGGGGATGAACCGTTCGGACGGGAAATGGTCTTGCTCCATTCGTTGTATTCCCCACACACGTGGGGATGAACCGCGCCACGCCGCAGGAGATTTGCGACTGGTGCGGTATTCCCCACACACGTGGGGATGAACCGGGAGTCCCCTTATCGGATACATTCGTAGCCACGTATTCCCCACACACGTGGGGATGAACCGCCGTACCAGATCAACTTACCCGCCAGCAGGTAGTATTCCCCACACACGTGGGGATGAACCGATGACCACGAGACACAGCAGATCAATGGCGACGTATTCCCCACACACGTGGGGATGAACCGAAATTGCCGAATATGAAAAAATCTGGGAAGGTGTATTCCCCACACACGTGGGGATGAACCGTGATATAACAGTCCATCAACGCAACGGGAGTCGTATTCCCCACACACGTGGGGATGAACCGCCGCGCCCCAAACGCTCACAAGCCTCCCACGTGTATTCCCCACACACGTGGGGATGAACCGTTCGCAACCTCCACGAGCGGAACTTCATGGATTGTATTCCCCACACACGTGGGGATGAACCGAAGCGCTCGCAATTTTCGAGAAGCGTAGAAACGTATTCCCCACACACGTGGGGATGAACCGGCGGTCTCGATGGCTCGCTGTGAATCCACTAAGTATTCCCCACACACGTGGGGATGAACCGGGAACTGGAAAAGGAAAATGCTGAAATCGCAAGTATTCCCCACACACGTGGGGATGAACCGACTATGATTCCGCCTGCCGCAATGACCTTCCAGTATTCCCCACACACGTGGGGATGAACCGTGTGTTGTTCATGATAACAAAAAACATCCTCTAGTATTCCCCACACACGTGGGGATGAACCGCATACGACGCTCAATTATCCAGCCTAATTCGCGTATTCCCCACACACGTGGGGATGAACCGCCCGAACTATGGATATTCAATGCCATCGAGGAGTATTCCCCACACACATGGGGATGAACCGAAGAGATGCGTAATGCGGTGTTGGGTAGCATCGTATTCCCCACACACGTGGGGATGAACCGGCGGGAGTCGTGCTGGCAGGGATCGGCGGAATGTATTCCCCACACACGTGGGGATGAACCAAATTGCTCTTGCCTCACAGTCAGGCGAAAATCAAGTTTCTCATGTTCAAGAAAACATTTATCGCTTAGCGACTACTCTGCTCAAATAGGCTAACCCAAATTCACGATATACTTAAGAATAATCCTCCTTAACAACCTCTAGAGACGAGACTTACATGAATTCATATCGCAAAGAACTTTGGTTCAACCTCCCCACCCGCCGCGGCTTCGTAAACATCACACCGCAAGTAGAAACCTGCCTCCATGAGAGTGAAATACAAGAAGGCCTTATTTTGGTTTCAGCCATGCATATAACGGCGTCGGTGTTCATCAATGACGACGAATCAGGCTTGCACCAAGATTATGAAATGTGGCTGGAAAAACTTGCACCTCATGAACCGGTCAGCCAATATCGCCACAATGACACTGGTGAAGACAACGCCGATGCACACATGAAGCGCCAGATCATGGGGCGTGAGGTGGTCGTTGCTGTGACGGGTGGTAAACTTGATTTTGGACCTTGGGAACAGATCTTCTACGGTGAATTCGATGGACGAAGACGAAAACGGGTATTGGTGAAGATTATCGGCGAATAAAAAGCCCTCCTGGTTTTTCCAAGAGGACCCTAAGTATTACTTTCAAATCATT contains the following coding sequences:
- a CDS encoding secondary thiamine-phosphate synthase enzyme YjbQ — translated: MNSYRKELWFNLPTRRGFVNITPQVETCLHESEIQEGLILVSAMHITASVFINDDESGLHQDYEMWLEKLAPHEPVSQYRHNDTGEDNADAHMKRQIMGREVVVAVTGGKLDFGPWEQIFYGEFDGRRRKRVLVKIIGE